A single genomic interval of Mustela nigripes isolate SB6536 chromosome 7, MUSNIG.SB6536, whole genome shotgun sequence harbors:
- the PI3 gene encoding elafin: MRPNSFLVLAVFLFLGILVAQAAVSGVPPKGQGRVLVKGQDPVRGQDPVKAKVPVSTKPGSCPHILIQCAMLNPPNRCLRDTQCPGAKKCCKGACGLACLDPQ, encoded by the exons ATGAGACCCAACAGCTTCTTGGTCCTGGCAGTGTTCCTTTTCCTGGGGATCCTGGTGGCACAGGCAGCCGTCAGTGGAG TTCCTCCTAAAGGGCAAGGTCGTGTTCTGGTCAAAGGACAAGATCCCGTTAGAGGTCAAGATCCAGTCAAAGCCAAAGTTCCCGTGTCCACTAAGCCTGGCTCCTGCCCCCACATTCTGATCCAGTGCGCCATGTTGAACCCCCCAAACCGCTGTCTGAGAGACACCCAGTGCCCAGGGGCCAAGAAGTGCTGTAAGGGCGCTTGTGGGCTGGCCTGCTTGGATCCCCAGTGA